The DNA region ATCTCTGGAATAGAAATGACTTCTGGGGGCACGTTGCTCGCGAAATACTGCAGCAGCCATGCACCGTCCACAGTTACGCGCGCGACGCCACCAACCATCAAAACATCGTCAGCCAAAACCTACCTGCGCGGTTATCTCTACGCAAGCTAGGCTCCCAAGCCTTCGTTTTCTGGGTCGTCGTAGGCTATTTGTTCCTAAGGATATTCTATTCTGCTAGCGgagtgttttatatttttatactgtTCATAATGTGGGCGTGCCTTGTTTTAACGAAGGCGACTTGTAAAAAGTTGGGAATCATGAGAGTGTAGTGTAGAAATAAAatccttttttttaattcgttgttttattttttattgataagtTTGGTAACTTATCTACAACTTAGGCATATCTGATCTGATCTTATTTTCGCATTTGTTTTGAGTCAAAAAAGTTAAATATTCACCATAGCTCTTTCTAGCAGTTTGAAGAGTTTGCAACGCAGTTATACCTACAACGACGTGTGTGACGATTAAGGTTAGAAAGTAACAAGTGCATCTCGACGATGGAGACAGCGGCAAGCGCCGCAAGCGTGGCACCAGGCCGGTCTCGTGGCAATTAAGGTTAGGTTCatataaaactaacaatttacTTAATACGTATTTGTATTCCATACAAATCAACAGTATTTCTTAAGCGTAAGTTTAGGCACGATGTTCATAGAAGCCAGTTCCTGGAACAGTAGTTTACAAGCGTAGGGCATCTCTACGGTGGAGACGGCGGCGGAGGAGCGGCAGGCGTGGCACCAGGCGCGCGACGCGAGGCGCCCGCAGCCGCCGCAGATGTCGGCGCTGAATGCATCCGACGCCAGCATGAGACGCTCCATTAGCAGCATGCTGGAAGGTTAAACGGTGCCTTAATACTTAGTTCtagagctgagttttaaacagAGATTTCAAAAGTAAAGATAAGCCCTCCCTAGCATACAATGCCGAGCGAAAATGCACAAAAACGCCATTTGCGCACCGACGAAATGGCTCACTTCGTAGTGTTCGTAAGGCCCGtttttacgaagtaatataGTCAATGGTCAAAAACTGTCACAATATCGATACGCGCGGATCTAATGAAACTCGCCGAGACCGAACTAGAACTAGTTTTAGACCCTGAACTGCTTAAATATTGCTAAAAAAGGATATAGAATATCTCAAAGTAACATCGTTCACAAACGCTGCTAGACCTGCTACGCTCCTAGAAGGCACAGACATAACATCcttcagactgagcatagtcgcgctaccccttctgccacgcatactccattactccatgttcgagtcgaaagtgtctttgtgtgacgtccgtgtctttgaacggaccaatcacggcacgggacttcgctcacctcgtcccgcgcacccccgcatttttggcatcatcggttgcatgaaataattgctctaaactcgttctagaggattcctagccTTAAGGCAGATTATGTCGTTCTAAAGAACCTTATTTATCTGTTTCAGCTTCTAGAAACTCCAgacatgtattttatgtatttactcTATTTACGAAGCGCAGGCAGCTGTCACACAATAAGCATGCGCATGTTGTAGTATACctaccctagtagcattttcgtaggggcccacggtgccaacggtagggaaaacgttgggatgaggttcgttccgtagccaacattaattttgtattggcccaccatcgcatttaccaacattcgctgtggcacagatgtccaacaatgggcctttgtgtattttggtaccgttggctaaacaacgataataatcgttggcccaatgatgacatatatcgcatttaccaacattggcagtggcagtgatgcccaacaatgggcctttgtgtattttgctaccgttaggattttattttgatacctGCCATGGGATTTcatgttttaataaacaatatctgggagatcgAGCTATGCTCggataacatataaaaactcaaaaatgcgcgttttcccagagataagacccagCTAAATCTATTTATCGCCCCTAAAaatccccatatagcaaatttcatcgaaatcgttagagccgtttccgagatccccgaaatatatattcgtataggtatataaataaataaacaaacaagaattgctcgtttaaaggtattagattggTATTACTGACCTCGCGCCGTATCCAATGAGACAGTCGCGCTCCATCTCGCCGAGGCGCAGGCCGCCGTCGCGCGAGCGGCCCTCGGTGGGCTGCCGCGTCAGCACGGCGCGCGGCCCGCGGGCGCGCGCGTGCATCTTGTCCTGCACCATGTGCTTCAGCTTCTGGTAGTATACCTATAACGACAGTTACTAAACTAAATGACAGTTTGTGTACTAATTTCTACCTAAAGTTTCGCTTAAAATCTTATTCGCCGTGAAAAACGGCGCTACAGTtatagtgtagtaaacgaagcaagttgttgtatggagacccatccattaattcctcagtcgatgaaattttgcttggttattgtatagtatgagccgaaactaacatataaatatccaaaaaaaaaaaaccactcctaagttaggtatttatacgtaaaaatacaaatctgtttatatattgaaccgagtaattcctccgtccaaaattattttaccaaataagttatttgtatcagtatgtgatactagaaaaaaatctaaaacttttgtcaaacatgagaatattttttttacgataattccttttttttcgctcattttcatcggaaaattgctctgccaagatcatataagaaggaaacttcttatatgatcttagatagaatataatttggcgtagtgggtaagaaaatccaaaaaaaaatgcatacccaagtttatgtattttagaactataaaaaactgagagtggaaaatttctcagcctgatttcttttaaaatatatactaagtagttatatacttaaatccaaaatatccaaaagaactgtcatcccttgtacaccccgctccctatacactgctcccgatatgtttagttttgaatacgctcgttatttttttggatgtttttatagttgaatggaaagaaaactgtgaacttaattcaataaataaaatggatagagaaattttccacagcgagtaaaaaggcaatttctgaaaaaaagtatagttacgtggtaaattttttagattttcaatttgtatgtataaatcggcaataaaatggcattccagtgaaaaaattagactgagcaattttccggtccaagccacgccaaaaaattatattttgttaatattggtatttctgcggggattttttttttgatatttcatatattgttgcaatacgttacatgaacatgtccggagaagaaagtttaaacggagcaattttctgtaaaaagatattaacgatttaagactttaggtatttacttaaatactattattattattctttggaaatttatacaatactttttatttattgatactttatcatactgtaaagctttttctggctgaggaattactgcggggtccactacctttatttactacactattaGCTAAACTATAAAAAATGTAACAAGTAACTCAAGTATCTGAAGAAGTGTGTCGATATTGCCCACGCATCCTAAATAGAGCGGCGCATAGCGCGAATTGTGACTAATActtaggggctgttcataaattacgtcatatatttttgacgatttttgttcgaatttatatttttgactAAAATCaatcctcctacgtcatgctaccatcatccgatgtccagaccctcctccccccaatttgaaatgacgtaatttatgaatagccccttaatACAATGTACATTTAAAACCAGTACAGTACGGTTTATAAAAGCAAAACTATTTTGTCTAAATTTAAACAAACAAACGTGCCTCGGGCAATGAGGTACCTAATCAATAACTTTTTATGCAGGTGACTTTTACGATCTATAGATTTAAAATGCAATACTTACCGGTCCAGAGTAAATGTACGCCTCAAGAAGTTCCCCAGTTAAACCAGAGTAAAAAATGTCCTTCCCATGATAGTTAAACCCATGTTTCTCCAGCTCTTGGCAAACATCTCGCACTTTAGAACCACCAAAAGCGGTACCTACAAAAGACAATCAAGAAGTTATTGCGTGACTGAACTggcgcattttttttaaattaattagttCACTTGACAATAGcaagataattttaataataataccaACCATAGTGGAATTTCCCTTCCATCAATCCGGCTTTTCCAGCAAGCAATTCAATGGTTTTTCCAACTGTCATTCTCGAAGGGAACCCATGCGGGTTCATTATCATGTCGGGACAGATCCCGCGATCGTTGAACGGCATGTCTTCCTGTTGCACGATTAGACCTGTAACACCCTTCTGTCCGTGCCTCGAACTGAACTTATCTCCAATTTCTGGTACTCTAGTTTGCCGCAGCAAAATTTTAATGAGGAAAGCTTCTTCGGAGTTTGAAGATACCATAACTTTTTCTATATAGGACTCAACTGGCCCTTTATATGTAATAGGAACGTCTTTGTATTCGACTTGCTGTGGCTGGCCTTGATTCACTGGATTAATGGTTGCTGGAGGCATCTGCTTGTTGATTAGAACTTGTCTGTTCTCTACCATCTCTCCCGGCGCGGCGATGCCATCGGAATCCAGAATTTCATGCGCCCTGATGACTTTTCCTGTAGTTGCGTCTCTCGAAGGCCCTAATATTCTGTCCGAGGTCTGGTTACTGTATCTTTTCATTGTTGTTTTGGCACTTTTGTAGACGAGGCAACGGCCGTATCCTCTGTCAATCGAAGCTCTGTTTAGGATCAAGGCATCTTCGATATCATAGCCACTGTAACTCATGACGGCCACGGTGGCGTTCTGGCCGGCAGGCAGTTTGTCAAAGTGTGTCAACtctatagttttagttttaaccaTTGGGCATTGCGGGTACACCAAGTTGTACATCAGGGTGTCGATTCTATTTTTCTGGTTGTATCCAATTGTGCctgaaaatacaaattatagatctaaaatgcaattattctgGATAATAAGTGCCACAAGCATAAGCCTCTACTGCATACAAAACTATACATGGCAGTTAATTATATTCAACTCTTGACTGCTATTAAAGTTgatatttaaacaaatattttttatgacatgCACTAGAGGGCTAATTTAGCTGTTATAAACTTCATGTAAATTagctaagtatttttttaagatgACTTATCGAGTCGACATCAGTTCAAGTCAAGTTGATTCCTTAGTGAAACGGATGTTCACTTTACCCTTTTCCagcaaataaatgattaataatttagaataaaaaccggccaaataAGGGCCAAGTCATAATAACGTCTTACTTTGAGTAGTACCTATCAATTATTTGACGGGAATGAGGTGGCACTGGTAGTCAAAATATAATCATCATATTCATCATCTTCTTGACTATACCTTAATTTAACTAAAGATTAAAAGTGAAACATAACAAGTCATACTTACCCATAGCTTGTTTTCCCATAGCACACTGGTAAGTGTTCCTCGGACTCTGATTGTGATGCGGGTAGGGCACGAGCCCCGCGCACACGCCCAATATCGTGAACGGCTCGATCTCCAAATGCGTCGTCACGTACGGATCTATCTCCGACTCTTCTGTAGCTATATGACTGTCATTCTCTTCATTCACATCTAGATACTCGATAAGACCATCATTGAGGAAATCTTGGAACTTTCTTATACCACGATTCAGCTCGTTTATATGATGTTGTTGTACTAAAGGGTACCCTTTCTCGACTATAATGTAAGGTCGGCACAATCTACCGCCGTCGCTGCAAATGTAAACTGTCCTCTGGTTGTGGTTTGGGTAGATAGACACGAATGCCGAGATCAGGCCGCGTCTTCTGAACATTCGGAACACTTTGATAAGCTTCTTGTATTGTCTTGAAACTCCTAGGATGTTACCTGGAAATTAAACATAAGGCCTTGTGACTCATGGTATATCTTTATATTAATTGTCCCTTTTGTCTTATTTACTTACTTCATGCTTTCGCTTAGGCGGAAGTTACTCTCATTACCTAGACCTAGGCTACTGAGTTCAAATCCCGTTAATAACTTATAGGTTTTCAAGGTACATGCGATACGGATATTTCAAGGGTGCCACCATGCCGGTATATTAGTGCCTATAGCTTACAAAAGGAGACAAGACATGAAGACACAAAAAACCTTTTTGGGACTCGTGCTACGTGACTTACCGTTCAGAAACACCAAATAATTGGCCGGATGATTTATTTCCTCGCCACCCAAGAGTCTGACGTCTTCTACGCCAGCATTACAAGCAAGTCTCGCTATAGGGTGCTCAGAGCACTCTGTCGTAATATGCGTCATCAGAGCCAAATTCTTGACAAGaccacaggcctccccttcagGGGTATCAGACGGGCACAGCATGCCCCATTGAGAAGGTTGTAGAGACCGCGGTCCAGACACTTTTCTAGTTTTCTCGAATTGGGAGTTTACTCTTGTCATCATGCCAAGTGCCGATATGTAACTTAGGCGACTGAGTACTTGAGTTACGCCATGTCTTTCCATTTTGAATCGTTTGATTGTCCAGTTACCctaaaattttaatttgttatgAAGTTCAATAACTAACAAactaaaacaaaaaagaaaatactaaAATTTGTACTCCAGAATATAcagacattatttttaaatgatcCCACAAATCACTCTTAACCCTTTAAGATTTCAACGTAATTATGTCGCTAAAGATAAAGCCAACATAAATAAGTGTGTACTTACACTAGAAATCGCCGCAAACAATCCGTTAGCTATCAAATCTGGTCGCATGTGTTTGACAACATCAAACGGTGCCGCTTTTACTTTCGGTATTATTTTGTCAGCAATAGACTTCAACTCCCAATTAAATCTTTTAAACAGATCCTCAAACATAAGAGCTAATAAGGAGCCAGCTAACTCCAGCCTTTTATTTCCATAGTAGTCGGGGTCATCAATGGACGCCTTGTTAGTCTCTGCTTCAATGACGCGTTTGACCATGATAGCAAGATAGATGGCTTTGACGTAGAAATTGAAGTTTTCTACAGTCACATGAGCCAAGATGGTTGTAGCTAATAGATCTCGGGCTTCGTCGATCGGCGTTCGGGATTTAGAATTTGCTGTCTGGAATCTGCAATTacaaaagaaatgttttaaaaCACAATGCAGTTTCTAAAgtgcaaaattaaataaactggtAAGA from Cydia fagiglandana chromosome 6, ilCydFagi1.1, whole genome shotgun sequence includes:
- the LOC134665235 gene encoding DNA-directed RNA polymerase III subunit RPC2; the protein is MGDKGSDWDKGLREPVKTLEDKWKLVPSFLQVKGLVKQHIDSFNYFINVEIKKIVQANEKVFCDSDPLFYVKYLNAYVGTPDLEEGFNVTKPTTPHECRLRDMTYSAPITVDIEYIRGNQRVIKNKQLIGRMPLMLRSSNCVLTNKSDIELAQLNECPHDPGGYFIIRGQEKVILIQEQLSRNRMIVDEFKGAIQCQVTSSTHEKKTRTIVILKNTKYVLRHNALSDDIPIAVAFKAMGICSDQEIMQLVGTDDTTVKKMAPCIMDCHNLKIFTQNQALAYIGSKLRVKRFQTANSKSRTPIDEARDLLATTILAHVTVENFNFYVKAIYLAIMVKRVIEAETNKASIDDPDYYGNKRLELAGSLLALMFEDLFKRFNWELKSIADKIIPKVKAAPFDVVKHMRPDLIANGLFAAISSGNWTIKRFKMERHGVTQVLSRLSYISALGMMTRVNSQFEKTRKVSGPRSLQPSQWGMLCPSDTPEGEACGLVKNLALMTHITTECSEHPIARLACNAGVEDVRLLGGEEINHPANYLVFLNGNILGVSRQYKKLIKVFRMFRRRGLISAFVSIYPNHNQRTVYICSDGGRLCRPYIIVEKGYPLVQQHHINELNRGIRKFQDFLNDGLIEYLDVNEENDSHIATEESEIDPYVTTHLEIEPFTILGVCAGLVPYPHHNQSPRNTYQCAMGKQAMGTIGYNQKNRIDTLMYNLVYPQCPMVKTKTIELTHFDKLPAGQNATVAVMSYSGYDIEDALILNRASIDRGYGRCLVYKSAKTTMKRYSNQTSDRILGPSRDATTGKVIRAHEILDSDGIAAPGEMVENRQVLINKQMPPATINPVNQGQPQQVEYKDVPITYKGPVESYIEKVMVSSNSEEAFLIKILLRQTRVPEIGDKFSSRHGQKGVTGLIVQQEDMPFNDRGICPDMIMNPHGFPSRMTVGKTIELLAGKAGLMEGKFHYGTAFGGSKVRDVCQELEKHGFNYHGKDIFYSGLTGELLEAYIYSGPVYYQKLKHMVQDKMHARARGPRAVLTRQPTEGRSRDGGLRLGEMERDCLIGYGASMLLMERLMLASDAFSADICGGCGRLASRAWCHACRSSAAVSTVEMPYACKLLFQELASMNIVPKLTLKKYC